One window of the Magnolia sinica isolate HGM2019 chromosome 19, MsV1, whole genome shotgun sequence genome contains the following:
- the LOC131234461 gene encoding DNA-3-methyladenine glycosylase 1-like isoform X2, producing MGEQAAQSTITTTSAGAALPASSHHHHHHHHHQENPLPSSLPNPSSKIPFRPRKIRKLSSSSPLQRGGEEQVEQEDEENFKEKKKNNEKKKKKSLQTTSTTTTTRLPLSLPPPPPRTLSSEGEISLALRHLRTSDPHLARLIDIHDPPSFHNLHPPFHSLARSILYQQLAFKAAASIYSRFLSLCGGEAGVVPDSVLALTPQQLRQIGVSARKATYLHDLASKYRGGILSDSSIVAMDDKSLFSMLTMVKGIGAWSVHMFMIFSLHRPDVLPVGDLGVRKGVQLLYNLDQLPRPSQMEQLCDRWRPYRSVGSWYMWRLVEAKGSPAAVAAAASGQPQQQLLHPVVNGIANLECWNI from the coding sequence ATGGGGGAGCAAGCCGCACAATCAACCATAACCACAACCTCAGCAGGAGCAGCACTACCGGCATcttcccatcatcatcatcatcatcatcatcatcaagagaaccctcttccttcttctcttccaAACCCTTCTTCCAAGATCCCCTTCCGCCCCAGGAAGATCCGGAAGctctcttcctcttctcctcTTCAACGAGGAGGAGAAGAACAAGTAGAACAAGAAGATGAAGAGAATttcaaggagaagaagaagaataatgaaaagaagaagaagaaatctctACAGACAACCTCCACCACTACTACCACCagactccctctctctcttcctcctcctccacCAAGAACCCTATCCAGCGAAGGCGAGATCAGTCTGGCCCTCCGCCACCTTCGTACCTCCGATCCCCACCTCGCTCGCCTTATCGACATCCACGATCCTCCTTCCTTCCACAACCTTCACCCTCCCTTCCATTCCCTCGCCCGCAGCATTCTCTACCAGCAGCTCGCCTTCAAGGCTGCTGCCTCCATCTACTCCCGCTTCCTCTCCCTCTGCGGTGGCGAGGCTGGTGTTGTCCCTGATTCTGTCCTTGCCCTCACCCCTCAGCAGCTCCGCCAGATCGGCGTCTCTGCCCGCAAGGCCACCTATTTGCACGACCTCGCCTCTAAATACCGAGGCGGGATCCTCTCCGACTCCTCTATTGTGGCCATGGACGACAAGTCCCTCTTCTCCATGCTCACCATGGTCAAAGGCATTGGTGCCTGGTCTGTCCACATGTTCATGATCTTCTCCCTCCATCGCCCGGACGTCCTCCCTGTCGGTGACCTTGGTGTCCGGAAGGGCGTCCAGCTTCTCTACAATCTCGACCAGCTCCCTCGCCCCTCTCAGATGGAGCAGCTCTGTGACAGATGGAGGCCATATCGCTCTGTTGGCTCCTGGTACATGTGGAGGCTTGTGGAAGCAAAGGGCTCTCCTGCAGCTGT